A region from the Nocardioides exalbidus genome encodes:
- a CDS encoding alpha,alpha-trehalose-phosphate synthase (UDP-forming), which yields MSRVPQADLVIVANRLPVDRVTLPDGEVSWRRSPGGLVSALEPVMRANDGAWIGWPGSADEDEFEPFVEDGLSLVPVSMSSQEVEEFYEGFSNGTLWPLYHDVVAKPEFHREWWDSYVSVNERFAARAAEVAAEGATVWVQDYQLQLVPQMLRDRRPDLRIGFYLHIPFPPAELFSQLPWRRQILEGLLGADLIGFQLPGAAANFVRLVRSRVGHKTHRDTIYLPDGRPVKATAFPISIDTAGFEELARSEGVAKRAADIRAALGNPRKIFLGVDRLDYTKGIYSRLRAFGELVRDGHIDVEDAVFVQVATPSRERVEQYRILRDEIERLVGRINGDEGRIGRPAISYMHSSYPREEMAALYRAADVMVVTPFRDGMNLVAKEYVACRFEDDGALVLSEFAGAAQELRQAWLVNPYDIDGMKAALLEAYAADEKETGRRMRAMRKTVVQHDVARWAASFLHELETLPEHHDKTTRKPAAR from the coding sequence GTGAGCCGAGTCCCGCAGGCAGACCTCGTGATCGTGGCCAACCGCCTGCCCGTCGACCGGGTGACGCTCCCCGACGGCGAGGTCTCGTGGCGCCGATCCCCCGGCGGCCTGGTCTCCGCGCTCGAGCCGGTCATGCGCGCCAACGACGGGGCCTGGATCGGCTGGCCGGGCTCGGCCGACGAGGACGAGTTCGAGCCGTTCGTCGAGGACGGCCTCTCCCTCGTGCCCGTCTCGATGAGCTCGCAGGAGGTCGAGGAGTTCTACGAGGGCTTCTCCAACGGCACCCTCTGGCCGCTCTACCACGACGTCGTCGCCAAGCCGGAGTTCCACCGCGAGTGGTGGGACTCCTACGTCTCGGTCAACGAGCGGTTCGCCGCCCGGGCCGCCGAGGTGGCCGCGGAGGGCGCCACCGTGTGGGTCCAGGACTACCAGCTCCAGCTGGTGCCGCAGATGCTCCGCGACCGCCGCCCCGACCTGCGCATCGGCTTCTACCTCCACATCCCGTTCCCGCCCGCCGAGCTCTTCTCCCAGCTGCCGTGGCGCCGCCAGATCCTGGAGGGCCTGCTGGGTGCCGACCTGATCGGCTTCCAGCTGCCGGGCGCGGCCGCGAACTTCGTCCGCCTCGTGCGCAGCCGCGTGGGCCACAAGACCCACCGCGACACGATCTACCTCCCCGACGGCCGACCGGTGAAGGCGACGGCCTTCCCGATCTCGATCGACACCGCGGGCTTCGAGGAGCTCGCCCGCTCCGAGGGCGTCGCGAAGCGGGCCGCCGACATCCGAGCGGCCCTCGGCAACCCGAGGAAGATCTTCCTCGGCGTCGACCGCCTCGACTACACCAAGGGCATCTACTCCCGGCTGCGCGCCTTCGGCGAGCTGGTCCGCGACGGACACATCGACGTCGAGGACGCCGTCTTCGTCCAGGTCGCGACGCCGTCACGTGAGCGCGTCGAGCAGTACCGCATCCTCCGCGACGAGATCGAGCGGCTGGTCGGCCGGATCAACGGCGACGAGGGCCGCATCGGGCGCCCGGCGATCTCCTACATGCACTCCTCCTACCCCCGCGAGGAGATGGCCGCCCTCTACCGCGCGGCCGACGTGATGGTCGTGACGCCGTTCCGAGACGGGATGAACCTCGTCGCCAAGGAGTACGTCGCCTGCCGCTTCGAGGACGACGGCGCGCTCGTGCTCTCGGAGTTCGCCGGCGCCGCCCAGGAGCTCCGGCAGGCGTGGCTGGTCAACCCCTACGACATCGACGGCATGAAGGCCGCGCTGCTCGAGGCCTACGCGGCCGACGAGAAGGAGACCGGTCGCCGGATGCGGGCGATGCGCAAGACCGTCGTCCAGCACGACGTCGCCCGCTGGGCGGCCAGCTTCCTCCACGAGCTCGAGACCCTGCCCGAGCACCACGACAAGACCACGCGCAAGCCTGCCGCGCGCTAG
- a CDS encoding DUF3263 domain-containing protein produces MDAASQIAAEQQAAAGLSQRDGDILEFERHWWKYAGAKEQAVREKFDMSSTRYYQVLNALIDRPEALEADPLLVRRLRRLRASRQRQRSARRLGFEV; encoded by the coding sequence ATGGACGCAGCGTCGCAGATCGCAGCCGAGCAGCAGGCTGCTGCCGGGCTCAGCCAGCGCGACGGCGACATCCTGGAGTTCGAGCGCCACTGGTGGAAGTACGCCGGTGCCAAGGAGCAGGCCGTGCGCGAGAAGTTCGACATGTCCTCGACCCGCTACTACCAGGTCCTCAACGCGCTCATCGACCGCCCCGAGGCCCTCGAGGCCGACCCGCTCCTGGTCCGTCGCCTCCGTCGGCTGCGCGCCTCGCGCCAGCGCCAGCGTTCCGCCCGTCGCCTCGGCTTCGAGGTCTGA
- a CDS encoding LytR C-terminal domain-containing protein — MAFFPSATGRRSRDERGVAFPSPLVMLSVLAVAMASITFLATRDQAPTERRVDNTATIASAEQSPEPTPTATRTPKPKPAIKRGEVYVEVYNNSGIKGLAATTATKATTIGWSVVGEDNWYGVVPTTTVYFPPRLQAAGKQLALDLGIARTAPAVGEMRKDRLTVILTTDAPQ, encoded by the coding sequence ATGGCCTTCTTCCCCAGCGCCACCGGCCGCCGTTCCCGTGACGAGCGCGGCGTCGCGTTCCCGTCCCCGCTCGTCATGCTCTCGGTCCTCGCCGTGGCGATGGCCTCGATCACCTTCCTCGCCACCCGCGACCAGGCGCCCACCGAGCGCCGCGTCGACAACACCGCGACCATCGCCAGCGCCGAGCAGTCGCCGGAGCCCACGCCGACCGCGACCAGGACGCCCAAGCCCAAGCCTGCGATCAAGCGCGGCGAGGTCTACGTCGAGGTCTACAACAACTCCGGCATCAAGGGCCTGGCCGCCACGACGGCCACGAAGGCGACCACGATCGGCTGGTCGGTCGTGGGCGAGGACAACTGGTACGGCGTCGTCCCGACGACCACGGTCTACTTCCCGCCGCGGCTCCAGGCGGCCGGCAAGCAGCTCGCGCTCGACCTCGGCATCGCGCGCACCGCGCCCGCCGTGGGCGAGATGAGGAAGGACCGGCTCACGGTCATCCTCACCACCGACGCACCCCAGTAA
- the otsB gene encoding trehalose-phosphatase has protein sequence MEFTSDDARAHYDAVRDVLAGVVVGLDFDGTLSPVVDDPESARLHPGAPGALLELAEAVRAVAVITGRPARQAIAMGDLDALGNAMLDRGAELFVFGHYGNERWSATDQRIRSPRPPAGLATFERELPSVLRTAGAADAFIEEKGLAVAVHTRRMDDPAAAFERLVKPLTVLAERHHLSVEPGRNVIEVRSGEMHKGQAVRAFVAEQEATGVVFGGDDLGDVEAFEAVRALRADGLPGLVVCSASHERPDLVELADVVVDGPAGVVDLLSRLVRA, from the coding sequence ATGGAGTTCACCTCCGACGATGCGCGCGCCCACTACGACGCCGTCCGCGACGTCCTCGCCGGCGTCGTCGTCGGACTCGACTTCGACGGCACGCTGTCGCCCGTGGTCGACGACCCGGAGTCGGCGCGCCTGCACCCCGGCGCACCCGGTGCGCTGCTCGAGCTCGCCGAGGCGGTGCGGGCCGTCGCGGTGATCACCGGTCGTCCCGCGCGCCAGGCGATCGCGATGGGCGACCTCGACGCCCTCGGCAACGCGATGCTCGACCGCGGTGCCGAGCTGTTCGTCTTCGGCCACTACGGCAACGAGCGCTGGTCGGCGACCGACCAGCGCATCCGGTCGCCCCGTCCGCCGGCCGGCCTGGCGACGTTCGAGCGCGAGCTCCCGTCCGTGCTCCGCACCGCAGGTGCGGCCGACGCCTTCATCGAGGAGAAGGGGCTCGCCGTCGCGGTGCACACGCGCCGGATGGACGACCCTGCCGCCGCGTTCGAGCGGCTGGTCAAGCCCCTGACGGTCCTGGCTGAGCGCCACCACCTCTCGGTCGAGCCCGGCCGCAACGTCATCGAGGTGCGCTCCGGCGAGATGCACAAGGGCCAGGCCGTGCGCGCGTTCGTCGCGGAGCAGGAGGCCACCGGCGTCGTCTTCGGCGGTGACGACCTGGGGGACGTCGAGGCGTTCGAGGCCGTGCGGGCGCTGCGCGCCGACGGCCTGCCCGGGCTGGTCGTCTGCTCCGCCTCGCACGAGCGCCCCGACCTCGTCGAGCTCGCTGACGTCGTGGTCGACGGGCCCGCCGGAGTCGTGGACCTGCTCAGCCGGCTCGTCCGCGCCTGA
- a CDS encoding GtrA family protein, with amino-acid sequence MRSTASRFALVGVVNTAIDVGLFAVLTAAGAGVVAANLASTSAGMAFSFVANRAFSFRSTASLRSTLVPFLAVTLVCLWVIHPLVILAVGHLLGGLGVADTPAALAGKVAAVGVGLLWNYGWYDRVVFADRSTAGTTDEATDEESVR; translated from the coding sequence GTGAGGTCGACCGCGAGCCGGTTCGCGCTCGTCGGCGTCGTCAACACCGCGATCGACGTCGGCCTCTTCGCCGTGCTGACCGCCGCCGGTGCCGGTGTCGTGGCGGCCAACCTGGCCTCGACCTCGGCGGGGATGGCCTTCAGCTTCGTCGCGAACCGCGCCTTCTCGTTCCGCTCGACCGCGTCGCTGCGCTCGACGCTGGTGCCGTTCCTGGCCGTCACCCTCGTGTGCCTGTGGGTCATCCACCCCCTGGTGATCCTCGCCGTCGGCCACCTGCTCGGGGGCCTCGGTGTCGCCGACACCCCCGCGGCCCTCGCCGGCAAGGTCGCCGCCGTCGGTGTCGGGCTGCTGTGGAACTACGGGTGGTACGACCGCGTCGTCTTCGCCGACAGGTCCACGGCCGGGACGACCGACGAGGCGACCGACGAGGAGTCCGTGCGATGA